One stretch of Fictibacillus sp. b24 DNA includes these proteins:
- a CDS encoding AAA family ATPase: protein MDKKLNRKKLMADLFKARFPFLYLSTWEEDRALEFIRSIASNHELIKTPRKLITWKVTNGISGDDLSITDTKSPLRALEYIEKFQDPAIFILHDFHVYFGNQGQLPDYQIIRKLRDLLSNLKQSQNPKNVVFLSPILKLPLELEKDITIFDFNLPTFKEIKNSLEEMIAVNKQRGRIEINMSDEEIEKLVKAALGLTLSEAENAFARAMVEDGKLSVDDVEVILEEKEQIIKKTGILEFVNNELNMEDIGGLENLKRWLRKRNKSWLESAQLYGLPSPKGVLITGVPGCGKSLISKSISEMWQLPLLRLDIGKIFSGIVGSSEENMRKAIQTAEAIAPSILWIDEIEKGFSGINSTGDGGTSSRIFGQFLTWMQEKEKAVFVIATANNISSLPPEMLRKGRFDEIFFVDLPTHRERIDIFRVHLKKRLKAQEVIGEFDISDHNLEYLAELTEGFVGAEIEQVVINGLFEAYYEDRSVRLSDFEKVCKQFIPLSVTQAEQIKKVREWANVRAVTATPREDRKEYFENADSDPEFDIKASRGGRTIDF from the coding sequence ATGGATAAAAAATTGAATAGAAAAAAACTAATGGCTGATCTTTTCAAAGCACGCTTTCCTTTTCTTTATTTGTCTACTTGGGAAGAGGATAGGGCGCTTGAATTTATACGCTCTATTGCTTCTAATCATGAATTAATCAAAACGCCAAGGAAATTAATTACTTGGAAAGTCACCAATGGTATATCAGGAGATGATTTGAGTATTACAGATACTAAATCTCCTTTAAGAGCTTTGGAATACATCGAAAAGTTCCAAGATCCTGCTATTTTTATTTTGCATGATTTTCATGTTTATTTCGGTAATCAAGGACAGCTTCCTGATTATCAAATTATCCGTAAATTGAGAGACCTATTATCCAATCTTAAACAAAGTCAAAATCCAAAGAACGTTGTTTTTTTATCCCCGATTTTAAAACTTCCTCTTGAGCTGGAAAAGGATATTACCATCTTTGACTTCAATCTGCCAACGTTTAAAGAGATTAAGAACAGTTTAGAAGAGATGATTGCAGTTAATAAGCAAAGAGGTCGTATTGAAATTAATATGTCTGATGAAGAAATCGAAAAGCTGGTTAAAGCAGCACTAGGATTAACATTATCAGAAGCGGAAAACGCTTTTGCACGTGCTATGGTGGAAGATGGGAAATTATCTGTCGATGATGTAGAAGTGATTTTGGAAGAAAAAGAACAAATCATTAAAAAAACGGGTATTTTAGAGTTTGTAAATAATGAATTGAACATGGAAGACATAGGCGGATTAGAAAACTTGAAAAGGTGGCTTCGAAAAAGAAATAAGTCCTGGCTGGAATCGGCTCAACTATATGGATTGCCTTCTCCAAAAGGGGTGCTCATTACAGGGGTGCCTGGTTGTGGAAAGAGCTTAATAAGTAAATCAATTAGTGAAATGTGGCAGCTGCCATTATTGAGGCTGGATATAGGGAAAATATTTAGCGGCATTGTAGGAAGCAGTGAAGAGAACATGAGAAAAGCTATTCAAACTGCAGAAGCCATAGCCCCCTCTATACTCTGGATCGATGAGATTGAAAAAGGCTTTAGCGGGATAAATTCTACCGGAGACGGCGGGACAAGCTCCCGAATTTTTGGGCAGTTCTTAACTTGGATGCAAGAAAAGGAAAAGGCAGTTTTCGTTATAGCTACAGCTAATAATATTTCCAGTCTGCCACCAGAAATGTTGCGCAAAGGAAGGTTTGATGAAATCTTTTTTGTAGATCTGCCAACTCACCGCGAACGGATTGATATTTTTAGAGTCCATTTAAAGAAAAGATTAAAGGCACAGGAAGTTATAGGAGAATTTGATATCTCAGATCATAACTTAGAATATTTGGCAGAACTAACGGAAGGATTTGTAGGTGCTGAAATTGAACAGGTCGTGATTAATGGATTATTTGAAGCTTATTACGAGGATCGAAGTGTGAGACTGAGTGATTTCGAAAAAGTGTGTAAGCAATTCATTCCGTTATCTGTTACTCAAGCAGAACAGATCAAAAAGGTCCGCGAATGGGCAAATGTAAGAGCAGTAACGGCAA
- a CDS encoding 3-hydroxybutyrate dehydrogenase — translation MVENKVVVITGSASGIGFEIGKTFAENGSKVVLTDLNAEGVKKAAEELKSLGHEAIGLKADVTSEEDIKNMIETAHKEYGRVDVLINNAGLQHVSPIEEFPTDKFELMIKIMLTAPFIATKHVMPIMKKQGFGRIINISSINGLIGFAGKAAYNSAKHGVIGLTKVAALESAAEGVTVNALCPGYVDTPLVRGQLEDLAKTRNVSLDKVLEEVIYPLVPQKRLMEVSEIADYAMFLSSDKAKSVTGQAIVIDGGYTAQ, via the coding sequence GTGGTAGAAAATAAAGTCGTTGTTATTACAGGATCAGCAAGTGGTATTGGTTTTGAAATCGGAAAAACGTTCGCTGAAAACGGAAGCAAAGTGGTTTTAACTGATCTTAATGCTGAAGGAGTTAAAAAAGCAGCGGAAGAACTTAAGAGCCTCGGACATGAAGCGATCGGTCTTAAAGCGGATGTTACAAGTGAAGAAGATATCAAGAACATGATCGAAACAGCACACAAAGAGTATGGCCGTGTAGATGTATTAATCAACAACGCAGGTCTTCAGCACGTTTCACCGATTGAAGAGTTCCCTACAGATAAGTTTGAATTGATGATCAAGATCATGCTGACTGCACCATTCATCGCAACAAAGCACGTGATGCCGATCATGAAGAAACAAGGCTTTGGACGTATCATCAACATTTCTTCTATCAATGGTTTAATTGGATTTGCTGGTAAAGCTGCTTACAACAGTGCAAAGCATGGTGTAATCGGTCTTACAAAGGTTGCAGCATTAGAATCAGCAGCTGAAGGCGTAACCGTTAACGCACTTTGCCCAGGATATGTAGATACTCCACTTGTTCGCGGTCAATTAGAAGACTTAGCGAAAACAAGAAATGTATCATTAGATAAAGTTCTTGAAGAAGTGATCTATCCGCTAGTACCACAAAAACGTCTTATGGAAGTAAGCGAAATTGCTGACTATGCGATGTTCTTATCAAGCGATAAAGCGAAGAGCGTAACAGGACAAGCAATCGTGATCGATGGCGGTTATACAGCTCAATAA